The proteins below are encoded in one region of Maribacter aestuarii:
- a CDS encoding nuclear transport factor 2 family protein, translated as MSKKSNKEICLNYLQKYEEKDIKSIENLFSEDIVLRDWKILVYGKKNALRETRKNFAAAYSIAIDVLFTYENNNTLAAELKITINDSEELYVVDVISINSDGKISSIRAYLGRGED; from the coding sequence ATGTCTAAAAAATCAAATAAAGAAATTTGTCTAAACTATCTTCAGAAATATGAAGAGAAAGACATCAAAAGTATCGAAAACTTATTCTCCGAAGATATCGTCTTACGTGATTGGAAGATTCTTGTTTATGGCAAGAAGAATGCTTTGAGGGAAACACGGAAGAATTTTGCTGCCGCCTATTCTATTGCTATTGACGTACTGTTTACCTATGAAAATAATAATACCCTAGCTGCAGAATTGAAAATTACCATCAATGACAGTGAAGAACTCTATGTGGTTGATGTGATTTCAATAAATTCAGATGGTAAGATAAGTTCCATTCGTGCGTATTTGGGAAGAGGTGAAGACTGA
- a CDS encoding phosphotransferase family protein translates to MTSQNAVKEVREGEELDEVKLKEFMLRHSLISKVSSELTVQQFTNGYSNLTYLLRIESKEYVLRRPPFAAPKRGHDMGREFKVLQGLNPIYDKSPRVHVFNEDNSIIGAHFYIMDKVEGRILTYKSAQSSAVSPKDYKTISNTWIDAFIEFHNIDYKEAGLMELGRPEGYVERQVRNWGKQYLAAATDEVPAALKVMAWMEENQPKNYDHTIIHNDFKYDNVVFKDDKWKTITAVLDWEMCTLGDPLMDLGTSLGYWTTANDPEFMKQGLPSPTVMKGNPTRTEIVQQYALKSGRNIDNLTFYFVYGLFKIAVIAQQIYYRYKHGHTSDPKFANLNKAAELCCNTAWQAIQKNKIDNLY, encoded by the coding sequence ATGACTAGCCAAAACGCAGTAAAGGAAGTCAGGGAAGGGGAAGAGCTGGATGAGGTGAAACTTAAGGAGTTTATGCTACGGCATTCACTAATATCAAAAGTAAGCAGTGAATTAACGGTACAACAGTTTACTAACGGCTACTCCAACTTGACCTACCTTCTTAGGATAGAAAGCAAGGAATATGTTTTAAGAAGACCGCCATTTGCCGCACCAAAACGAGGCCACGATATGGGACGTGAATTCAAAGTATTACAAGGTTTGAATCCTATTTATGATAAAAGTCCCAGGGTACATGTCTTCAACGAGGACAATTCCATAATTGGGGCTCACTTTTACATTATGGATAAGGTGGAGGGTCGAATTCTAACGTATAAATCGGCGCAAAGTAGCGCGGTCTCCCCGAAAGATTATAAAACTATTTCCAATACGTGGATAGATGCTTTTATTGAATTTCACAATATCGATTACAAGGAGGCAGGACTTATGGAATTGGGAAGACCAGAAGGCTATGTGGAACGTCAGGTCAGGAATTGGGGCAAGCAATATCTGGCTGCGGCAACCGATGAGGTACCGGCGGCCCTGAAGGTAATGGCATGGATGGAAGAAAATCAGCCAAAAAATTATGATCATACCATCATCCATAACGATTTTAAATATGATAACGTAGTTTTCAAGGACGATAAATGGAAAACGATAACGGCTGTTCTGGACTGGGAAATGTGTACGTTGGGCGACCCGTTGATGGATTTAGGGACTTCACTAGGGTATTGGACAACGGCTAACGACCCAGAATTTATGAAGCAAGGTTTACCTTCACCTACGGTGATGAAAGGTAATCCCACCCGGACGGAAATTGTACAGCAGTATGCGCTTAAAAGCGGTAGAAATATCGATAATCTTACGTTTTACTTTGTGTACGGGTTATTTAAAATCGCCGTCATTGCCCAGCAAATCTATTATCGCTATAAGCACGGGCATACTAGCGATCCAAAATTTGCCAATTTGAACAAGGCGGCGGAATTGTGCTGTAATACCGCTTGGCAGGCCATTCAGAAAAATAAAATCGATAATTTATATTAA
- a CDS encoding acyl-CoA dehydrogenase — MANTYVDLETLKFLLFQVHDLKSVLEQERFKDYDEESIHMMLGSIKDFADKEMYPYFREMDENPAHFMDGEIIVHPQVTKYMQKGGEMGFLSGPFSYEDGGMQMPSMVVHASAFIQEAANNHLPGYIGLTVGAAELIVHFGNQILKETYVPKMMAGEWGGTMCLTEPQAGSSLSDIVTTAVPDGDAYKIHGQKIFISGGDYKGAENIVHLVLARIKGAPAGTKGISLFVVPKKRPTNDGNLTDNDVTTVADFQKMGQKGYCTTHLFFGDKDDCTGWLVGEPNKGLKYMFLMMNGARIAVGRGAAAIATGAYHASLNYAKERPQGRELQRTGKKDVSQEQTLIINHPDVRRMLLLQKVITEGALSLIFLTSRYQDLSQSLQDEAEREKYKLLLEMLTPVVKTYPSEMGITSVNNGVQVLGGYGFCSDYILQQYLRDIRISAIYEGTTGIQSQDLLGRKITMDNGKALQLLSEEIKNTIQESLSYELLKPLAKQLGSKLELTQKVLQSLMGYAMKGDYQRFLADATPFMEFFSTIIIAWQWLDIGRKAQEALISGTTEYSSEFYENKLHAMQFYFKYELPKTSGLAEILTDKQALTLKTDKEVFS; from the coding sequence ATGGCCAATACCTATGTAGACTTAGAAACTTTAAAATTTCTTTTATTCCAAGTACACGACCTAAAAAGTGTGTTGGAACAAGAGCGATTTAAGGATTATGATGAGGAGTCCATACATATGATGCTGGGCTCCATAAAGGATTTTGCCGATAAGGAAATGTATCCCTACTTCCGGGAGATGGACGAGAACCCCGCTCATTTCATGGATGGGGAAATAATAGTGCATCCGCAGGTAACAAAATATATGCAAAAAGGTGGGGAAATGGGTTTCTTATCGGGTCCGTTTTCCTATGAGGATGGTGGAATGCAAATGCCATCCATGGTGGTGCATGCTTCTGCCTTTATTCAGGAAGCTGCCAATAACCACCTACCAGGCTACATAGGTCTTACCGTAGGCGCTGCGGAACTGATCGTGCATTTTGGAAATCAAATCTTAAAGGAAACCTATGTTCCCAAGATGATGGCCGGAGAGTGGGGCGGTACCATGTGCCTTACAGAACCACAAGCTGGAAGTTCACTTTCAGATATAGTCACCACTGCCGTGCCCGACGGGGATGCTTATAAAATTCATGGACAAAAAATTTTCATTTCGGGTGGAGATTATAAAGGGGCCGAAAACATCGTGCATCTAGTTTTGGCGCGTATCAAAGGAGCTCCTGCCGGCACCAAAGGTATTTCACTTTTCGTGGTGCCAAAGAAACGCCCAACGAATGATGGAAATCTAACAGACAACGACGTAACCACGGTTGCTGATTTTCAAAAAATGGGTCAAAAGGGCTATTGTACTACACACTTATTTTTTGGGGATAAGGATGATTGTACAGGTTGGTTGGTAGGTGAACCCAACAAAGGCCTAAAATATATGTTCCTTATGATGAACGGAGCACGCATTGCAGTGGGTCGTGGTGCGGCGGCGATTGCTACGGGGGCTTACCATGCTTCTTTAAATTATGCTAAGGAAAGACCTCAGGGTAGGGAGCTGCAGCGAACGGGAAAGAAAGATGTATCCCAAGAACAGACCCTTATCATCAATCACCCGGATGTTCGTAGAATGTTGCTGTTGCAAAAGGTTATCACCGAGGGAGCTTTGAGCCTGATTTTTTTAACTTCCAGGTATCAGGACTTATCACAATCGCTCCAAGATGAAGCGGAAAGGGAAAAATATAAATTGTTGTTGGAAATGTTAACACCGGTGGTTAAAACGTATCCTTCGGAAATGGGTATCACTTCCGTAAATAACGGAGTCCAGGTTTTAGGAGGTTATGGCTTTTGTTCCGATTACATCTTGCAGCAGTATTTACGGGATATCAGAATTTCAGCTATCTATGAAGGGACCACGGGCATACAGTCGCAAGACCTTTTAGGAAGAAAAATCACGATGGACAACGGAAAGGCCTTGCAGTTACTTTCGGAAGAGATAAAAAACACCATTCAAGAAAGCTTATCTTACGAGTTGTTGAAACCATTAGCGAAACAATTGGGCAGTAAACTGGAGCTGACACAAAAGGTATTACAATCCCTGATGGGATACGCTATGAAGGGAGATTACCAAAGGTTCTTGGCGGACGCAACTCCGTTTATGGAATTTTTTAGCACAATCATTATCGCCTGGCAATGGTTGGATATTGGCCGAAAAGCACAAGAAGCACTGATATCTGGAACTACGGAATACAGTTCGGAATTTTATGAGAACAAGTTGCATGCCATGCAGTTTTATTTCAAATACGAACTCCCCAAAACCTCGGGACTGGCGGAAATACTTACGGATAAACAAGCATTGACACTGAAAACGGACAAGGAAGTATTTTCTTGA
- a CDS encoding hybrid sensor histidine kinase/response regulator produces MLSFSICNVKVSAFAKINFVIVLLLSIHNLTAQHIIDQPILEEVSLSEHAQIFNARHKKYSIKSFIENQKHMVSDTLAGPLHNIGFSQDYIWVTFEIKNETDEKLNYFLETARPIIDEVILYTQTGNKQITVQQSGDLKPFEEKSIPHRKTLFAITLEPNSLLKGYINLKSDGESLIIPLKLHSSNNLFKHIFKEQILFGLFYGILFLAFIFYFLFYKGFKDVIFLYYSFYILFIGLLQFSIDGLFHEYITPNGGWLNNVAVLLMANFSFIFFLSYSYRFLQIERNRLFSYIFKITGLFVTLVIFSLFIPKNNIALYYPITNIMGLIVMLQVVAIAVLNILNGKKPDSFYLMGIGILCLAFVTFIFANLNILPATLVRENIIKLGTSLEIILFSISMSNRVKALRLENEVNEKTSLQRKNDLNDIKSYFLSNLSHELRTPLNLIMGVASSIESETSTTNLREQVELITASSKSLISSINDIVDFTDIEKGNYTLREAPFNLHELLLKVQDNIAPLAEEKNLNFERPYLENLPQEIIGDEKKLTQILTNLLDNAVKFTNAGEIALRVKVSNLQKSKTRLTFYIRDTGIGISDEKVRTAFESFTKHSFDDKRQFDGLGLGLYIAKAYIDLQGGSINLRKNSDAGTTCKIQMDYELVSAEADEQPALRDCKILLVEDNKMNQTVIKLFMKKYPGVKLVIANNGQEGLEQLKADKFDIVLMDLQMPIMDGFEAIEKIRKESIPTISNSIPIIVLTADCTVESYTRVQKLGVNDFMTKPILEKLLLQKIKTVVDAKLKIAS; encoded by the coding sequence ATGCTTTCATTTTCAATTTGCAATGTTAAGGTAAGTGCCTTTGCCAAAATAAATTTTGTGATTGTGTTGCTACTCTCTATACACAATCTTACGGCTCAACATATAATTGATCAACCCATCCTAGAGGAGGTATCTCTAAGTGAGCATGCCCAAATCTTTAACGCCAGACATAAAAAATATTCCATAAAGAGCTTTATAGAAAATCAAAAGCATATGGTTTCCGATACGTTGGCAGGACCCCTACACAATATAGGGTTTAGTCAAGACTATATTTGGGTGACTTTTGAAATTAAAAATGAAACCGACGAGAAGCTTAACTATTTCCTTGAAACTGCCCGACCTATAATTGATGAAGTCATACTATATACCCAAACAGGAAATAAACAAATAACAGTACAACAAAGCGGTGATCTTAAACCGTTTGAAGAAAAAAGCATTCCTCATAGAAAAACTCTTTTCGCAATTACCCTAGAGCCAAATAGCCTCCTAAAAGGTTACATAAATCTTAAAAGTGACGGGGAGTCTCTCATTATACCACTAAAATTACATAGCTCAAATAATCTATTTAAACATATTTTTAAAGAACAAATACTATTTGGACTGTTCTATGGTATTCTTTTTTTAGCATTTATCTTTTATTTTTTATTCTATAAAGGATTTAAGGATGTTATTTTTCTCTATTACAGTTTTTACATTCTTTTTATTGGTTTGCTGCAATTTTCTATTGATGGCCTTTTTCATGAATACATTACCCCCAATGGGGGCTGGCTAAATAATGTTGCCGTTCTTTTAATGGCTAATTTTTCCTTCATATTCTTTTTGAGCTATTCCTATAGATTTTTACAAATAGAGCGTAATCGCTTATTTTCTTATATTTTCAAAATCACAGGATTGTTCGTAACCCTTGTTATTTTTTCCCTTTTTATTCCAAAAAACAACATAGCTCTTTATTATCCCATTACAAATATCATGGGGCTTATTGTTATGCTTCAAGTGGTTGCAATCGCGGTGCTAAATATTTTAAATGGAAAAAAACCTGACTCATTCTATTTAATGGGAATAGGAATTTTGTGCCTTGCCTTTGTAACTTTCATTTTCGCCAATCTGAACATATTACCTGCCACCTTAGTTAGAGAAAATATTATAAAGTTAGGGACAAGCTTGGAAATCATTCTTTTTTCTATATCCATGAGCAACAGGGTAAAAGCGTTAAGGTTAGAAAATGAAGTAAATGAAAAAACCTCTTTACAGCGAAAAAATGATTTGAACGATATAAAAAGTTACTTCCTGTCCAACCTAAGCCATGAACTTCGTACACCGTTGAACCTTATTATGGGCGTGGCCTCCTCAATTGAGAGCGAAACGTCTACGACCAATCTGAGGGAGCAGGTGGAACTTATCACGGCATCTTCAAAGTCCTTGATATCGTCCATAAACGATATCGTTGATTTCACTGATATTGAAAAAGGAAATTACACGCTTAGAGAGGCTCCTTTTAACCTCCATGAATTACTACTGAAAGTACAAGATAACATTGCTCCGCTAGCCGAGGAAAAAAACCTTAATTTTGAGCGACCTTATTTGGAGAACCTCCCCCAAGAAATTATTGGTGACGAAAAGAAACTCACACAAATCCTAACCAACTTGTTGGACAATGCGGTTAAATTTACGAACGCAGGTGAAATCGCTCTCAGGGTAAAGGTGTCAAATTTACAGAAATCAAAGACCAGGCTCACCTTCTATATTCGTGATACCGGGATAGGTATTTCAGACGAGAAAGTACGTACAGCCTTCGAATCCTTTACCAAACATTCCTTCGATGATAAACGACAGTTTGATGGACTAGGCTTGGGCCTTTATATTGCCAAAGCCTATATTGATCTTCAAGGGGGTAGTATAAACCTTAGAAAAAATTCCGATGCCGGCACCACCTGTAAAATACAAATGGATTATGAATTGGTTTCGGCAGAAGCAGATGAGCAGCCCGCTTTACGAGATTGTAAAATACTGCTAGTGGAGGACAACAAAATGAACCAAACAGTGATTAAGCTGTTCATGAAAAAGTATCCTGGAGTAAAATTGGTCATCGCCAATAATGGCCAAGAAGGTTTGGAGCAGTTGAAGGCTGATAAGTTTGATATTGTGTTGATGGATCTGCAAATGCCCATCATGGACGGTTTCGAGGCCATTGAGAAAATTAGAAAAGAAAGTATACCCACAATTTCCAATAGTATACCTATAATCGTACTAACTGCAGACTGCACGGTAGAAAGTTATACTCGAGTACAAAAATTGGGTGTGAACGATTTTATGACCAAACCTATTTTGGAAAAATTATTACTTCAAAAAATTAAGACCGTTGTAGACGCGAAACTGAAAATTGCCAGTTGA
- a CDS encoding aldose epimerase family protein — protein sequence MKKLLKMGLLSLGLLLMNSCKQETKMAKDTIDENKIPVYQNEPKTENFNATLDGKPVKLLWIYNGNGIKVAFTNYGQRLVSLYVPDKNGEFKDVVLGLNDLKGYQEPGGLYFGAVIGRYGNRIAKGKFTLEDKEYQLAVNNNENHLHGGVSGFNDVVWDIVDHTGNRVTFKRVSPDMEEGYPGNLTVTVSYTLTDTNELRIEYEATTDAATHVNLTHHSFFNLKGEGEGDINDHILSINADRFTPVDAGLIPTGELREVTGTPFDFRTPKAIGRDLELENEQLKMGGGYDHNFVLNEGPTNEDGLVLAAKVLEPQSGSVVEVYTNEPGVQFYSGNFLDGTTIGKIGKPYIKRGSFCLETQHFPDTPNQPDFPSTVLKPGETYTSVCSYKFSVDIEK from the coding sequence ATGAAAAAACTTCTAAAAATGGGTTTGCTATCATTGGGTCTATTGCTCATGAATTCATGTAAACAGGAAACCAAAATGGCAAAGGATACAATCGATGAAAATAAAATACCGGTATATCAAAACGAACCTAAAACTGAAAATTTTAATGCGACATTGGATGGCAAGCCCGTCAAATTATTATGGATTTATAACGGCAACGGGATTAAAGTTGCTTTTACTAACTACGGACAACGCTTAGTGTCGCTTTATGTTCCGGATAAAAACGGAGAATTTAAGGATGTGGTTTTGGGTCTAAATGACTTGAAAGGTTATCAGGAACCTGGTGGTTTGTATTTTGGAGCGGTGATAGGCAGGTATGGAAATAGGATAGCTAAGGGTAAATTTACGCTAGAGGACAAGGAATACCAGTTAGCCGTTAACAACAATGAAAACCACCTACACGGTGGTGTGAGTGGATTTAATGATGTGGTTTGGGATATTGTGGACCATACAGGTAACAGAGTTACGTTCAAAAGAGTTTCTCCGGATATGGAAGAAGGCTATCCAGGCAATCTTACAGTCACTGTGAGCTATACCTTGACAGATACCAATGAACTACGCATAGAATACGAAGCTACCACAGACGCTGCAACACATGTAAACCTTACCCACCATTCCTTTTTCAATCTAAAGGGAGAAGGTGAGGGTGATATCAATGACCACATCCTTAGTATAAATGCAGATAGATTTACACCGGTCGATGCCGGATTGATACCTACAGGGGAGCTAAGGGAGGTTACAGGAACGCCATTTGATTTTAGGACTCCAAAAGCCATTGGACGGGATTTGGAATTGGAGAATGAACAATTAAAGATGGGCGGTGGTTACGACCATAATTTTGTCCTTAATGAAGGCCCGACCAATGAGGATGGACTTGTCTTAGCTGCTAAAGTTTTGGAACCTCAAAGCGGTAGTGTAGTGGAGGTGTATACCAACGAGCCTGGCGTGCAGTTCTATAGCGGCAATTTTCTGGATGGGACAACTATAGGAAAGATCGGCAAACCTTATATAAAGAGAGGTTCTTTTTGTTTAGAAACACAACATTTTCCGGATACGCCCAATCAACCGGATTTTCCTTCTACAGTTTTAAAGCCTGGGGAAACGTATACTTCGGTATGTAGTTACAAGTTTTCTGTCGATATAGAGAAGTAA
- a CDS encoding Crp/Fnr family transcriptional regulator: MKTAPEKTHLEKLKSKILSYTKVPDAVLEEEMRYYECLELRKGDMLVAPGQFVHHFYYVAAGCIYYYKLEDGEQKVMEFYTEDVFFTDLPAYVKGTPSNYFLKATEKSLVYAVKKSDAENSFKKSHELERFGRLSMQEAFMKIFTRVERLSSRTNEERYLRLMEKRPDLFQRVPQYLIASYLGITPVGLSKLRKRLGKGQ, from the coding sequence TTGAAAACCGCACCAGAAAAAACACATCTTGAAAAGCTAAAGTCGAAGATTCTGTCCTACACAAAAGTGCCGGACGCAGTCCTTGAAGAAGAGATGCGGTATTACGAATGTCTAGAACTAAGAAAAGGTGATATGTTGGTAGCACCGGGTCAATTCGTGCATCACTTTTATTATGTGGCGGCTGGATGTATTTATTATTACAAATTGGAAGATGGTGAGCAAAAAGTAATGGAGTTTTATACTGAGGATGTATTTTTTACCGATTTGCCAGCCTATGTAAAGGGCACGCCTTCCAATTACTTTCTAAAAGCAACAGAAAAGAGCTTGGTATATGCTGTAAAGAAATCCGATGCAGAAAATTCTTTTAAAAAGTCTCATGAGTTAGAGCGCTTTGGCCGGCTCTCTATGCAAGAAGCTTTTATGAAGATTTTTACACGGGTGGAAAGGTTGAGCAGCCGTACGAATGAGGAACGTTATTTGCGTCTGATGGAAAAACGTCCTGACCTTTTTCAGCGCGTTCCGCAATATTTAATCGCTTCTTATTTGGGAATAACGCCGGTGGGACTTTCCAAACTTAGGAAACGATTGGGGAAGGGTCAATAA
- a CDS encoding DUF1330 domain-containing protein — protein sequence MGSEAYLEINPDQVSDFVESASDRPVVMLNLVKYKALVPDKGITGKEAYKEYMRQAMPFFKKAKAEVLFYGAPKHMLIGPVEEELWDDVLLVKYESVSDFMKMVKTEGYPSQLRAAALDDSRLIHCAPN from the coding sequence ATGGGAAGTGAAGCGTATTTGGAAATTAATCCTGACCAAGTATCGGATTTTGTTGAAAGTGCATCGGACCGACCTGTGGTGATGTTGAATTTGGTCAAATACAAGGCACTAGTTCCCGATAAAGGTATAACGGGAAAGGAAGCCTATAAGGAATATATGCGGCAGGCGATGCCCTTTTTTAAAAAAGCGAAGGCCGAGGTTCTGTTCTACGGAGCACCTAAACATATGTTGATAGGTCCGGTGGAGGAGGAACTTTGGGATGATGTGCTATTGGTTAAATATGAATCTGTTTCAGATTTTATGAAAATGGTCAAAACCGAAGGATATCCCTCACAGTTACGCGCAGCGGCTTTGGATGATTCTCGGTTGATTCATTGCGCACCAAACTAG
- a CDS encoding glyoxalase yields the protein MNILGKSIRPFIGAKNYSISRSFYRDLGFEEIITSKNMSYFHSGAFGFYLQDAFVKDWIDNSMIFFEVDDLEKSLKTIQDLKLTQKYPKVRLSNIKYDEWGNEFFLHDPSGILWHFGKFNSVKK from the coding sequence ATGAATATATTAGGTAAATCCATTAGGCCTTTTATCGGTGCGAAAAACTATTCCATTTCCCGTAGTTTTTATCGGGATTTAGGATTTGAAGAAATAATCACGTCAAAAAATATGTCCTATTTCCATAGTGGGGCCTTCGGATTTTATTTACAAGATGCCTTCGTAAAGGATTGGATAGACAACTCCATGATTTTCTTTGAAGTGGATGATTTGGAAAAAAGTCTGAAAACCATACAAGATTTGAAATTAACCCAGAAGTACCCCAAGGTGAGATTGTCCAACATAAAATATGACGAATGGGGAAATGAATTTTTTCTTCACGACCCGAGTGGAATATTATGGCATTTTGGAAAATTCAATTCGGTTAAAAAATGA
- a CDS encoding acyl-CoA dehydrogenase family protein, which produces MNFDYSEKSIALQEKLKHFLETHVHPVEKEVELFHQNPENRWKRWPGLEALKQKAKEAGLWNLFLPVSYGELSPGLTNLEYAPLAEIMGRIVWSSEIFNCSAPDTGNMEVLAKYGTVVQQDKWLKPLMDGKIRSAFLMTEPEVASSDATNIETSIVSDGNEYVINGRKWWSSGAMDPNCKIAIVMGKTDFDAPRHAQQSMVLVPMDTPGVKIERHLSVFGYTDSPEGHAEIILDNVRVPKSNLLLGEGRGFEIAQGRLGPGRIHHCMRLIGMAQRSLEIMSERTVQRKPFGRTLDTYSSVRQDIALSACEIEQTRLLVLSAADKMDKVGNKEAKDVIAMIKIVTPNMALRVIDRAIQILGGKGVGSDTPLAHFFAAARMLRLADGPDEVHMSQLGKSTINKYVNNSDD; this is translated from the coding sequence ATGAATTTTGACTACAGCGAAAAATCAATAGCGCTTCAAGAAAAATTGAAGCATTTTTTGGAGACCCATGTACATCCTGTTGAGAAGGAAGTAGAACTGTTCCATCAAAATCCAGAAAATAGATGGAAACGATGGCCAGGATTGGAGGCGCTAAAGCAAAAGGCAAAAGAGGCCGGGTTATGGAATTTGTTTCTACCCGTATCTTACGGGGAATTGAGTCCAGGACTTACCAATTTGGAATATGCCCCGCTGGCGGAAATCATGGGACGGATTGTTTGGTCCTCGGAAATTTTTAACTGTAGTGCTCCGGATACCGGAAACATGGAGGTGCTTGCCAAATACGGCACTGTGGTACAACAGGATAAATGGTTGAAACCCCTTATGGATGGTAAAATCCGCTCCGCTTTTTTAATGACAGAACCGGAAGTGGCCTCCTCCGATGCCACCAATATAGAAACCTCCATAGTATCCGATGGGAATGAATATGTCATCAACGGGCGAAAATGGTGGTCTTCCGGGGCAATGGACCCCAATTGCAAGATTGCCATTGTCATGGGCAAGACTGATTTTGATGCCCCACGACATGCACAGCAAAGTATGGTTCTGGTACCCATGGATACCCCAGGGGTAAAAATAGAAAGACACCTTAGTGTATTTGGATATACCGACTCCCCAGAGGGTCATGCAGAAATTATTTTGGATAACGTTCGCGTACCGAAGAGTAATCTTTTGTTGGGTGAGGGCAGAGGTTTTGAGATTGCCCAGGGTCGCTTAGGTCCGGGACGTATTCATCATTGCATGCGTTTGATCGGCATGGCACAACGCTCGTTGGAAATCATGTCGGAACGAACGGTGCAACGAAAGCCATTTGGTAGAACTTTGGATACGTATAGTAGCGTGCGTCAGGATATTGCCCTTTCGGCATGCGAGATTGAGCAAACACGATTATTAGTATTGTCAGCGGCCGATAAGATGGATAAGGTGGGGAATAAGGAAGCAAAGGATGTAATCGCCATGATAAAAATTGTAACCCCTAATATGGCGCTACGGGTTATTGATAGGGCTATTCAAATTTTAGGTGGCAAAGGGGTAGGAAGCGATACCCCGCTGGCACACTTTTTTGCTGCCGCACGTATGTTACGTCTGGCTGATGGCCCCGATGAGGTACATATGAGTCAGTTAGGAAAAAGCACGATAAATAAGTACGTAAATAATTCAGATGACTAG
- a CDS encoding glucose 1-dehydrogenase, producing the protein MSINSKFDLTGKVAIVTGSSKGIGLSIARGLAEKGAKVVISSRKQEAVDTLAKEFSEAGMKAIGIACHIGDSEQRKQLIAKTMDTYGRIDILVNNAAINPFYGPLESAGEEVFDKIMNVNVKAPWLLSNLVQPHMKENGGGSIINISSVEGIHPGFRLGLYSMTKSALIMLSKNQAKEWGRYGIRSNVVCPGLIKTKFSESLWSDEKLVAQYTGVVPLRRVAEPDEMAGIVMLLASDAGSYMTGGVYTADGGYLISG; encoded by the coding sequence ATGAGCATTAATTCAAAATTCGACCTAACGGGAAAAGTAGCTATTGTTACGGGCTCCAGTAAGGGTATAGGACTTTCCATAGCAAGAGGTCTTGCCGAGAAAGGGGCAAAAGTGGTGATTAGCAGCAGAAAACAAGAGGCTGTGGATACACTGGCTAAAGAATTCTCGGAAGCAGGTATGAAAGCTATAGGAATTGCATGCCATATTGGGGATTCCGAACAGCGTAAACAATTAATTGCCAAAACAATGGATACCTATGGGCGCATCGATATTTTGGTGAACAACGCCGCAATTAATCCCTTTTACGGTCCGTTGGAATCGGCGGGCGAGGAAGTGTTCGATAAAATTATGAACGTCAACGTAAAGGCGCCTTGGTTATTATCAAATTTGGTACAGCCACACATGAAGGAAAACGGGGGAGGAAGCATTATCAATATTTCATCGGTTGAAGGTATTCACCCGGGATTCCGATTGGGCTTGTATAGTATGACGAAGTCCGCTCTGATTATGCTTTCAAAAAATCAAGCTAAAGAATGGGGCCGCTATGGCATACGCTCCAATGTGGTCTGTCCGGGCTTGATTAAAACAAAATTCAGTGAAAGCCTTTGGTCCGATGAAAAATTGGTAGCGCAATATACCGGAGTCGTACCCTTAAGAAGAGTGGCGGAACCGGACGAGATGGCGGGCATAGTCATGCTATTGGCCTCCGATGCGGGTTCTTACATGACCGGTGGCGTGTATACGGCAGATGGTGGATACCTAATTTCGGGATAA